A stretch of Oreochromis aureus strain Israel breed Guangdong linkage group 11, ZZ_aureus, whole genome shotgun sequence DNA encodes these proteins:
- the LOC116315268 gene encoding skin secretory protein xP2-like isoform X2 yields the protein MGCSSSSAQTVDQEKRPGTKPEESNGDTVAVKNGIIAEDPQTIEDQMQLPVQTALPDDLQRGADDEAEAVLVALEAQEDLGSGEDLLAASEVKEEATATEETAPEAAASAPASVPAEPEAAIAIVEALPPVEEAAPVETVEAEAPPEVEAPVETAKEAPAVESSAEAVQAEAAAITEEVVAVPVAEPVISEPTVNPVIAEEASAEAAEAPAEVAAPAQASADNSEPEAALPAPSEALTKTPAESSAPAEVSEPTEAASPAEPSVPIEAAEPVIDTEIAAATIPEMPALSSVTDETKTEPQPAAEEPTDPTPAPAPAEAPSSTEDAPAPASGVEPAATEPVQDAEVPAPAPATSETPSEVASEAPPTCVTQESTADTVAAVEAPVVEPTPTETEAPSAPAPSTDPAPEDSPVESASEASQDTEGEKAKKED from the exons CAGTCAAAAACGGCATCATTGCAGAAGATCCTCAAACCATCGAGGACCAGATGCAGCTTCCTGTGCAGACTGCGTTACCCGACGATCTTCAGAGGGGTGCTGATGATGAAGCTGAGGCCGTGTTAGTGGCCCTGGAGGCCCAAGAGGACCTTGGCTCTGGGGAGGACCTTCTAGCTGCTTCTGAGGTAAAGGAAGAAGCTACTGCTACTGAAGAGACAGCGCCAGAGGCTGCTGCTTCTGCTCCTGCTTCTGTTCCTGCTGAGCCTGAGGCTGCTATAGCAATTGTTGAGGCACTACCCCCGGTTGAAGAAGCTGCCCCTGTAGAAACTGTAGAGGCAGAAGCCCCTCCTGAGGTTGAAGCTCCTGTTGAGACTGCAAAAGAGGCCCCTGCTGTTGAATCATCAGCTGAAGCGGTGCAGGCAGAGGCTGCTGCCATCACTGAGGAGGTGGTTGCAGTGCCTGTCGCTGAACCGGTTATATCTGAGCCAACAGTGAACCCAGTTATTGCAGAAGAGGCTTCAGCTGAGGCTGCGGAGGCCCCCGCTGAAGTGGCTGCACCTGCGCAGGCCTCAGCTGACAATTCTGAACCAGAGGCTGCTTTACCTGCACCAAGCGAAGCTTTAACAAAAACACCGGCTGAGTCTTCAGCACCAGCTGAAGTTTCAGAACCAACTGAAGCTGCATCACCAGCTGAACCCTCTGTGCCTATTGAAGCTGCAGAGCCGGTAATAGACACAGAAATTGCTGCTGCAACCATCCCAGAGATGCCAGCGTTATCTTCTGtcacagatgagaccaaaactGAGCCACAGCCTGCTGCTGAGGAGCCGACAGACCCTACTCCAGCTCCTGCTCCAGCAGAGGCACCCAGCTCCACAGAGGATGCCCCTGCTCCAGCTTCAGGAGTTGAACCTGCTGCTACTGAGCCGGTCCAGGATGCAGAGGTTCCAGCTCCTGCTCCAGCTACTTCAGAAACCCCTTCTGAGGTTGCCTCAGAAGCTCCACCAACCTGTGTAACCCAAGAGTCCACTGCAGACACTGTAGCAGCAGTGGAGGCTCCTGTGGTTGAGCCCACCCCTACAGAAACTGAAGCCCCTTCAGCACCAGCCCCATCTACCGATCCAGCTCCTGAAGATTCACCAG TGGAGTCTGCAAGCGAGGCGTCTCAGGATACAGAGGGTGAGAAAGCCAAAAAGGAGGACTGA
- the LOC116315281 gene encoding 2-iminobutanoate/2-iminopropanoate deaminase codes for MAALIRRIISTAKAPAAIGPYSQAVVVDRTMYSSGQLGMDPASGQLVEGGVQAQTRQALVNMGEILKAAGCGYTNVVKTTVLLADMNDFTSVNDVYKQFFSTNFPARAAYQVAALPRGGLVEIEAIAVLGPLTSTS; via the exons ATGGCTGCACTAATCAGGAGGATTATCAGCACAGCTAAAGCTCCTGCTGCTATCGGTCCGTACAG cCAAGCAGTGGTGGTGGATCGAACCATGTATAGTTCAGGACAGCTGGGAATGGACCCTGCCAGTGGACAGCTGGTGGAAGGTGGTGTTCAGGCTCAAACCAGACAG GCTCTGGTGAATATGGGTGAAATACTCAAGGCTGCTGGGTGTGGTTACACCAATG TTGTCAAAACCACAGTGCTCTTAGCCGATATGAACGACTTCACCAGTGTCAATGACGTGTACAAACAAT TCTTTAGCACCAACTTCCCAGCCAGGGCTGCCTATCAGGTCGCTGCTCTCCCTCGA GGTGGACTGGTTGAAATTGAAGCAATTGCTGTTTTGGGCCCTCTGACCAGCACTTCCTAA
- the LOC116315268 gene encoding skin secretory protein xP2-like isoform X1, with product MGCSSSSAQTVDQEKRPGTKPEESNGDTVAVKNGIIAEDPQTIEDQMQLPVQTALPDDLQRGADDEAEAVLVALEAQEDLGSGEDLLAASEVKEEATATEETAPEAAASAPASVPAEPEAAIAIVEALPPVEEAAPVETVEAEAPPEVEAPVETAKEAPAVESSAEAVQAEAAAITEEVVAVPVAEPVISEPTVNPVIAEEASAEAAEAPAEVAAPAQASADNSEPEAALPAPSEALTKTPAESSAPAEVSEPTEAASPAEPSVPIEAAEPVIDTEIAAATIPEMPALSSVTDETKTEPQPAAEEPTDPTPAPAPAEAPSSTEDAPAPASGVEPAATEPVQDAEVPAPAPATSETPSEVASEAPPTCVTQESTADTVAAVEAPVVEPTPTETEAPSAPAPSTDPAPEDSPGVESASEASQDTEGEKAKKED from the exons CAGTCAAAAACGGCATCATTGCAGAAGATCCTCAAACCATCGAGGACCAGATGCAGCTTCCTGTGCAGACTGCGTTACCCGACGATCTTCAGAGGGGTGCTGATGATGAAGCTGAGGCCGTGTTAGTGGCCCTGGAGGCCCAAGAGGACCTTGGCTCTGGGGAGGACCTTCTAGCTGCTTCTGAGGTAAAGGAAGAAGCTACTGCTACTGAAGAGACAGCGCCAGAGGCTGCTGCTTCTGCTCCTGCTTCTGTTCCTGCTGAGCCTGAGGCTGCTATAGCAATTGTTGAGGCACTACCCCCGGTTGAAGAAGCTGCCCCTGTAGAAACTGTAGAGGCAGAAGCCCCTCCTGAGGTTGAAGCTCCTGTTGAGACTGCAAAAGAGGCCCCTGCTGTTGAATCATCAGCTGAAGCGGTGCAGGCAGAGGCTGCTGCCATCACTGAGGAGGTGGTTGCAGTGCCTGTCGCTGAACCGGTTATATCTGAGCCAACAGTGAACCCAGTTATTGCAGAAGAGGCTTCAGCTGAGGCTGCGGAGGCCCCCGCTGAAGTGGCTGCACCTGCGCAGGCCTCAGCTGACAATTCTGAACCAGAGGCTGCTTTACCTGCACCAAGCGAAGCTTTAACAAAAACACCGGCTGAGTCTTCAGCACCAGCTGAAGTTTCAGAACCAACTGAAGCTGCATCACCAGCTGAACCCTCTGTGCCTATTGAAGCTGCAGAGCCGGTAATAGACACAGAAATTGCTGCTGCAACCATCCCAGAGATGCCAGCGTTATCTTCTGtcacagatgagaccaaaactGAGCCACAGCCTGCTGCTGAGGAGCCGACAGACCCTACTCCAGCTCCTGCTCCAGCAGAGGCACCCAGCTCCACAGAGGATGCCCCTGCTCCAGCTTCAGGAGTTGAACCTGCTGCTACTGAGCCGGTCCAGGATGCAGAGGTTCCAGCTCCTGCTCCAGCTACTTCAGAAACCCCTTCTGAGGTTGCCTCAGAAGCTCCACCAACCTGTGTAACCCAAGAGTCCACTGCAGACACTGTAGCAGCAGTGGAGGCTCCTGTGGTTGAGCCCACCCCTACAGAAACTGAAGCCCCTTCAGCACCAGCCCCATCTACCGATCCAGCTCCTGAAGATTCACCAGGTG TGGAGTCTGCAAGCGAGGCGTCTCAGGATACAGAGGGTGAGAAAGCCAAAAAGGAGGACTGA